One segment of Trachemys scripta elegans isolate TJP31775 chromosome 1, CAS_Tse_1.0, whole genome shotgun sequence DNA contains the following:
- the LOC117886488 gene encoding DNA (cytosine-5)-methyltransferase 3B-like, which yields MAMSVQVPLIDLTEEDSKESSQSSSTTSASSTQEDQNGSPKLVDWEQESRIAGEEVEYQDGKDFGIGELMWGKIKGFSWWPAIIISYRVTSKRQAISGMHWVQWFGDGKFSEVSADKLVGLMAFRQHFNHSTFNKLVSYRRAIHHALEVARSRAGKTFPEPRPSG from the coding sequence ATGgccatgtctgtccaggtgcCCCTGATCGACCTCACTGAGGAGGATTCCAAGGAGTCCTCCCAGAGcagcagtaccacgtctgccagcagcacccaggaggaccagaaTGGATCTCCCAAACTCGTTGattgggagcaggagagcagaattgcaggggaagaggtggaatacCAGGATGGGAAAGATTTTGGAATTGGGGAGCTCATGTGGGGGAAGATCAAGGGCTTCTCCTGGTGGCCTGCAATCATCATCTCCTACAGAGTCACGTCCAAACGTCAGGCAATCTCTGGAATGCACTGGGTGCAATGGTTTGGGGACGGGAAGTTCTCCGAAGTTTCAGCAGACAAGCTGGTGGGTCTGATGGCTTTTAGGCAGCATTTCAACCACTCCACATTTAATAAGTTAGTCTCCTATCGACGAGCCATACAccatgccctggaggttgctaggagccGGGCAGGAAAGACATTCCCAGAACCCCGGCCAAGCGGCTAA